Proteins from one Parasteatoda tepidariorum isolate YZ-2023 chromosome 4, CAS_Ptep_4.0, whole genome shotgun sequence genomic window:
- the LOC107455937 gene encoding N(6)-adenosine-methyltransferase catalytic subunit METTL3 isoform X2, with the protein MMSDTWSDIQAFKSKQSSLRERLQRRKKEREDLVLSITNELNVGSPRSNSPTLIAKEENNAAQELKADPLVEYKLLMCLCDAINLPTDSRNLVTTITKSLNKDVPHLVVENLLQKFATQELITITESSTNEGKNCLLVSSAEHTKLQALANDICAQDPSISKIHGAEKRKAEETLEDEPKTKIICKNKDVAKNNRNTDTIEDLLSLPSAREKETKKVGEEILELLSKPTAKERSLVEQFRSQGGAQVQEFCPHGTKDECTKVSDANQPCNKLHFKKIIQKHTDESLGDCSFLNTCFHMDTCKYVHYEVDYSTMTQISKVIKIDKSDSISHDGNKLVLFPPQWIQSDLRYFDMSILGKFAVVMADPPWDIHMELPYGTMSDDEMRHLNIPSLQDEGLIFLWVTGRAMELGRECLQLWGYERCDEIIWVKTNQLQRIIRTGRTGHWLNHGKEHCLVGVKGSPKEINRGLDCDVIVAEVRATSHKPDEIYGIIERLSPGTRKIELFGRPHNIQPNWITLGNQVDGVRLIDPSLIEAFRKMYPDGNCMKKPES; encoded by the exons AT GATGTCAGACACATGGAGTGACATTCAGGCGTTCAAATCTAAGCAAAGTAGCTTACGTGAAAGATTACAAAGGCGCAAGAAAGAGAGGGAAGATTTAGTTCTGAGTATAACCAATGAGTTAAATGTAGGTAGTCCTAGAAGTAATAGCCCTACTCTTATTgctaaagaagaaaataatgcagCACAGGAACTTAAAGCTGATCCTTTAGTTGAATACAAATTACTTATGTGTTTATGTGATGCTATTAATTTGCCTACAGATTCAAGAAATTTAGTGACTACTATTACTAAATCATTAAACAAAGATGTGCCACATTTAGTGGTGGAGAATTTGCTACAGAAATTTGCAACACAAGAACTTATTACTATTACAGAAAGTTCCACTAATGAAGGTAAAAACTGCTTATTAGTTTCTTCTGCAGAGCATACCAAACTTCAGGCTTTAGCTAATGATATATGTGCTCAAGATCCGTCTATAAGTAAGATTCATGGTGCAGAGAAGAGGAAAGCTGAAGAAACATTAGAGGATGAACCTAAAACCAAAATcatctgtaaaaataaagatgtaGCCAAGAACAATCGAAACACAGACACTATAGAAGATTTGCTATCTCTACCGTCCGctagagaaaaagaaactaaaaaagttgGAGAAGAAATTTTAGAACTATTAAGTAAACCTACTGCCAAAGAACGTTCTCTTGTTGAACAGTTTAGATCACAAGGAGGTGCCCAAGTTCAAGAATTTTGTCCTCATGGCACAAAAGATGAATGCACTAAAGTGTCAGATGCAAATCAGCCATgtaataaacttcattttaaaaagattattcaaAAACATACTGATGAATCTTTAGGTGACTGTTCTTTTTTGAATACCTGTTTTCATATGGATACATGTAAATATGTTCATTATGAAGTAGATTATTCAACTATGACTCAAATATCTAAAGTCATAAAAATTGATAAGAGTGATTCAATCTCTCATGACGGAAATAAGTTGGTACTTTTCCCTCCTCAGTGGATACAGTCAGATTTGAGATATTTTGACATGTCCATATTAGGGAAGTTTGCTGTCGTAATGGCCGATCCTCCATGGGATATTCATATGGAGTTGCCTTACGGTACTATGTCTGATGATGAAATGAGACATTTAAACATTCCAAGCTTGCAAGATGAGGGCCTGATTTTTTTGTGGGTTACTGGTCGAGCTATGGAATTGGGTAGAGAATGCTTACAATTGTGGGGGTATGAAAGATGTGATGAAATTATCTGGGTGAAAACAAATCAACTGCAGCGTATCATCAGGACTGGAAGAACGGGACATTGGCTTAACCATGGAAAAGAACATTGTTTAGTTGGTGTTAAAGGTAGCCCTAAAGAAATTAATAGAGGTTTAGATTGCGATGTCATTGTTGCTGAGGTACGAGCAACAAGTCACAAACCAGATGAAATATATGGCATCATAGAAAGATTATCCCCCGGTACACGGAAAATCGAACTTTTTGGTCGACCTCACAACATCCAACCTAACTGGATAACTTTGGGAAACCAAGTAGATGGTGTACGCTTAATTGATCCTTCTCTCATTGAAGCATTTAGAAAGATGTATCCCGATggaaattgtatgaaaaaaccGGAAAGTTAA
- the LOC107455937 gene encoding N(6)-adenosine-methyltransferase catalytic subunit METTL3 isoform X1, with amino-acid sequence MSDTWSDIQAFKSKQSSLRERLQRRKKEREDLVLSITNELNVGSPRSNSPTLIAKEENNAAQELKADPLVEYKLLMCLCDAINLPTDSRNLVTTITKSLNKDVPHLVVENLLQKFATQELITITESSTNEGKNCLLVSSAEHTKLQALANDICAQDPSISKIHGAEKRKAEETLEDEPKTKIICKNKDVAKNNRNTDTIEDLLSLPSAREKETKKVGEEILELLSKPTAKERSLVEQFRSQGGAQVQEFCPHGTKDECTKVSDANQPCNKLHFKKIIQKHTDESLGDCSFLNTCFHMDTCKYVHYEVDYSTMTQISKVIKIDKSDSISHDGNKLVLFPPQWIQSDLRYFDMSILGKFAVVMADPPWDIHMELPYGTMSDDEMRHLNIPSLQDEGLIFLWVTGRAMELGRECLQLWGYERCDEIIWVKTNQLQRIIRTGRTGHWLNHGKEHCLVGVKGSPKEINRGLDCDVIVAEVRATSHKPDEIYGIIERLSPGTRKIELFGRPHNIQPNWITLGNQVDGVRLIDPSLIEAFRKMYPDGNCMKKPES; translated from the coding sequence ATGTCAGACACATGGAGTGACATTCAGGCGTTCAAATCTAAGCAAAGTAGCTTACGTGAAAGATTACAAAGGCGCAAGAAAGAGAGGGAAGATTTAGTTCTGAGTATAACCAATGAGTTAAATGTAGGTAGTCCTAGAAGTAATAGCCCTACTCTTATTgctaaagaagaaaataatgcagCACAGGAACTTAAAGCTGATCCTTTAGTTGAATACAAATTACTTATGTGTTTATGTGATGCTATTAATTTGCCTACAGATTCAAGAAATTTAGTGACTACTATTACTAAATCATTAAACAAAGATGTGCCACATTTAGTGGTGGAGAATTTGCTACAGAAATTTGCAACACAAGAACTTATTACTATTACAGAAAGTTCCACTAATGAAGGTAAAAACTGCTTATTAGTTTCTTCTGCAGAGCATACCAAACTTCAGGCTTTAGCTAATGATATATGTGCTCAAGATCCGTCTATAAGTAAGATTCATGGTGCAGAGAAGAGGAAAGCTGAAGAAACATTAGAGGATGAACCTAAAACCAAAATcatctgtaaaaataaagatgtaGCCAAGAACAATCGAAACACAGACACTATAGAAGATTTGCTATCTCTACCGTCCGctagagaaaaagaaactaaaaaagttgGAGAAGAAATTTTAGAACTATTAAGTAAACCTACTGCCAAAGAACGTTCTCTTGTTGAACAGTTTAGATCACAAGGAGGTGCCCAAGTTCAAGAATTTTGTCCTCATGGCACAAAAGATGAATGCACTAAAGTGTCAGATGCAAATCAGCCATgtaataaacttcattttaaaaagattattcaaAAACATACTGATGAATCTTTAGGTGACTGTTCTTTTTTGAATACCTGTTTTCATATGGATACATGTAAATATGTTCATTATGAAGTAGATTATTCAACTATGACTCAAATATCTAAAGTCATAAAAATTGATAAGAGTGATTCAATCTCTCATGACGGAAATAAGTTGGTACTTTTCCCTCCTCAGTGGATACAGTCAGATTTGAGATATTTTGACATGTCCATATTAGGGAAGTTTGCTGTCGTAATGGCCGATCCTCCATGGGATATTCATATGGAGTTGCCTTACGGTACTATGTCTGATGATGAAATGAGACATTTAAACATTCCAAGCTTGCAAGATGAGGGCCTGATTTTTTTGTGGGTTACTGGTCGAGCTATGGAATTGGGTAGAGAATGCTTACAATTGTGGGGGTATGAAAGATGTGATGAAATTATCTGGGTGAAAACAAATCAACTGCAGCGTATCATCAGGACTGGAAGAACGGGACATTGGCTTAACCATGGAAAAGAACATTGTTTAGTTGGTGTTAAAGGTAGCCCTAAAGAAATTAATAGAGGTTTAGATTGCGATGTCATTGTTGCTGAGGTACGAGCAACAAGTCACAAACCAGATGAAATATATGGCATCATAGAAAGATTATCCCCCGGTACACGGAAAATCGAACTTTTTGGTCGACCTCACAACATCCAACCTAACTGGATAACTTTGGGAAACCAAGTAGATGGTGTACGCTTAATTGATCCTTCTCTCATTGAAGCATTTAGAAAGATGTATCCCGATggaaattgtatgaaaaaaccGGAAAGTTAA